One genomic region from Sciurus carolinensis chromosome 2, mSciCar1.2, whole genome shotgun sequence encodes:
- the LOC124978304 gene encoding LOW QUALITY PROTEIN: soluble lamin-associated protein of 75 kDa-like (The sequence of the model RefSeq protein was modified relative to this genomic sequence to represent the inferred CDS: inserted 4 bases in 3 codons) has translation MAFPVDLLSNCSHEELEIVAEDYMSDLRCGDPENTEYFSFLNITIPIRLSNAGFVPLYGGDQTQKVLALFAPEDSLTAVALYLADQWWAIDDIVKTSVPSRERLKXGSVCASFLTQSYQLPVLDTMFVGKKFRGKDFGLHMLEDFVDCFTEDXRYPLSSLMYTACKQYSEKYPGDHELLWEVEGVGHWYQRIPVTRALQRETLKITAISQNEAQRPVSGEYGLAAVPEHEVGTEDHQSSEMQLTIDSLKETFASTSEGHEKTPVSTRTRSSHLKRPKTGKRFQDSEFCGSQGEEKTAQTXLTASVNKLESTTCTSESSEEFLEEEPEQRVIEFEDESRDKNIRPVPETQGRLEKQDEKDSELEPLNGEVMDDTLKTSLTTEEEDSISEGLEEELKVQSFNSSEDTINLVPLVVESSKPPEVVAPDKPPHITDTEMLIDQGPPDDKGHTEEKLSPVSRKKAHLGSSDKVDHISNEDQSDSGFPNSVTAEFSEELVSDNLSPNTTSSLEDQGEEGVPESQETSTALSQSSLIEVELEDVPFSQNAGQKNQSEEQSEASSEQLDQFTQSTEKAVDSSSEEVEVEVPVVDRRNVRRKAKGHKGPAKKKAKPT, from the exons ATGGCATTCCCTGTGGACTTGCTGAGTAATTGCAGTCATGAGGAACTGGAAATTGTTGCTGAAGATTACATGTCAGATTTAAGGTGTGGGGACCCTGAAAATAcagagtatttttcttttctcaatattaCAATTCCTATTAGGTTGTCAAATGCAGGCTTTGTACCTCTCTATGGTGGAGATCAGACCCAGAAAGTTCTTGCGCTTTTTGCACCTGAGGATTCACTCACAGCTGTGGCACTTTACCTTGCTGATCAGTGGTGGGCTATTGATGATATTGTGAAAACATCTGTCCCTTCTAGAGAGAGGCTTA CAGGAAGTGTATGTGCCTCATTTCTTACCCAAAGTTACCAACTGCCAGTTCTTGATACAATGTTCGTAGGAAAGAAATTCAGAGGCAAAGATTTTGGGCTTCATATGCTGGAGGACTTTGTTGATTGCTTCACAGAAGA GCGGTATCCACTGTCTTCTCTTATGTATACAGCTTGCAAACAATACTCTGAAAAGTATCCAGGAGACCATGAACTCCTTTGGGAAGTAGAGGGTGTTGGACACTGGTACCAGCGAATACCAGTCACCAGAGCATTACAGAGAGAAACACTTAAAATTACAGCAATTTCTCAGAATGAAGCCCAAAGACCTGTGTCTGGAGAATATGGCCTTGCAGCTGTTCCAGAGCATGAAGTGGGAACTGAGGACCATCAATCCAGTGAGATGCAGCTAACTATTGATTCTCTAAAGGAGACCTTTGCAAGCACATCTGAAGGTCATGAAAAAACACCTGTTTCTACTCGTACTCGAAGCAGTCATCTAAAGCGGCCAAAGACTGGAAAGCGGTTTCAGGATTCTGAATTTTGTGGTTCTCAAGGAGAAGAGAAAACTGCCCAGA CACTGACAGCTTCAGTAAACAAATTAGAGTCTACTACGTGCACATCAGAGAGCTCAGAAGAATTCCTGGAAGAAGAACCTGAGCAGAGAGTGATTGAATTTGAGGATGAAAGTCGTGATAAAAATATCCGGCCTGTACCTGAAACCCAGGGACGCCTGGAAAAGCAAGATGAAAAAGACTCTGAATTAGAGCCTTTGAATGGTGAGGTAATGGATGATACTCTTAAGACTTCGCTTACAACAGAAGAGGAGGACTCCATTAGTGAAGGTTTAGAAGAAGAATTAAAAGTGCAGTCTTTTAATTCTAGTGAAGACACTATAAATCTCGTTCCACTGGTGGTAGAATCCTCAAAACCTCCTGAGGTTGTTGCACCAGATAAGCCCCCACATATAACTGATACAGAAATGTTGATAGATCAAGGCCCACCTGATGACAAAGGGCACACTGAAGAGAAACTGTCTCCAGTTTCAAGAAAGAAAGCACATTTGGGGAGTTCAGACAAAGTTGACCATATCTCAAATGAAGACCAATCTGACAGTGGTTTTCCAAACTCGGTGACAGCTGAATTTTCTGAAGAACTGGTGTCTGATAATTTATCACCTAACACAACTTCCTCACTTGAGGACCAGGGTGAGGAGGGGGTGCCTGAGTCCCAGGAAACATCTACTGCTCTTTCTCAGAGTTCTTTGATAGAGGTTGAACTTGAAGATGTGCCATTTTCACAGAATGCAGGACAGAAGAATCAGTCAGAGGAGCAGTCTGAAGCATCTTCTGAGCAACTGGATCAATTTACACAATCAACAGAAAAAGCTGTGGATAGCAGCTCAGAGGAGGTAGAAGTGGAAGTGCCTGTAGTAGACAGGAGGAATGTAAGAAGAAAGGCCAAAGGGCATAAAGGACCTGCTAAGAAGAAAGCCAAGCCGAcctga